DNA from Hippoglossus hippoglossus isolate fHipHip1 chromosome 1, fHipHip1.pri, whole genome shotgun sequence:
TGATATGGGCCGCCATCAGGGAGTGTAAAGCAGATGAACAATTGTTTTAGAGCTTGTTATTTGAAGTTGAGTTAGCGACAGGATTGTGGATGGAGTGGAGATGAAGCTTCGGTCCGGTTGTTTAAAGGTGGAAACGAGAACTGAACCAAGATAATCTGAGGGGAACTCATTTAATGCTGTATGTAGACAGCTGTGGATGTGAAAGCAGGACTGCTCTGTATCCAGCTGTGGGCAGATCGTAAGCTGGCCATCGTAAGCTGACTGTTTTTGATCATATCAGTCAAGAGCAGTATTTCCATCCTCCTGTTTTTATATGCATTATCAGTTAGCCGTACGTGAAGCATGTGACTGCCATGTCTACTAAAgagaacatggaggagaagCATCAGATCTTTCAGACTTCATGACACAAATGTCCCATTTCtatcttgttttgttattttctgtattttaattacTCCATCTTGTCGTGCCGCCTTCTTCTGCGTTTATTTCTTGATAACTGACTGATACATTTTTGCCATAATATCCACAACGTGAGAGAAAGGAGTTTGAAATGGCATTATCTTTTACGGATCTTTGTCAAAAGTCTAATATTTACAACACATGCATCAAATGAAGAACTTAAAGTTGTGTCAATAAACAAATGACAGTATGATTATTGGTGGGTCATCAAGTTAAGATGCTCAGGCACAATGGAATACCCTGGTAAAAGAGTTTTCACATTAAATCATATTGATCTTTACAAACAACAGTTGAAGAACATGACTGACACCTGGCTTCCTTTTCTCACAGAATGACCAACGCCTGCCACAGGAAGTGTGTACCGCCACACTACAAGGAGGCGGAGCTGACAAAGGGGGAGTCGGTGTGCCTGGACCGCTGCGTGGCCAAATACCTGGACCTCCATGAGAAGCTGGGTCGCAAGCTGACAGACCTCTCTGTGCAGGACGAGGAACTGATGAGGAAAGCAGCTGTCGGCGGCGAATAGAGACACTGATGAAGGAAATGACATGTGGCAGGGGGGCGGGTGTTACCGGGTTACGGGATGGGTTTAGCATGTCTGGTTTCTATGCAATGAGAGACTGGTGTTTTAATGTAAAGGGTGgataaacttaaaaaaacaaaaccgtTAAATTAATGTTGAGACAAACTGCAGATGGGGTTATAGGACGCAGTGGAACTACTGCATATCTTGAAACTGCTCAGAGCGTCCACCGGCGTCTTTGGACCAGTCCGATTCGTTTGGTCCTCAAGCAGTCAACTGCAAACTGAATGGAGAGAAGAAAGACCTGGGACATTTAACGTTTATTTAAGTCCCactttgtgcttgttttcagctgctttgctgttgctgctgaacCTTTGTGATACCAACCATGTGGTACTCGCAGCCGGTTTAAACAAGCACTATTGATCTGAAATCAACCTTCGATCCTAAGTCGCTCTTtgaacagtttttctttgtgaaaggGCTGAAAGTAAACACGGGCCTCTTCTCAAGGTTGCACCACATCTTGATATTCAGGTGGAGTTGTCTGTTATGCAGACTAAGTAGTATTACTCCTGTTCAAAACCTTGAAATACAGCAAATCAAATACAGATACATGGATCAGGGTGTGCACTGAATTAATTATGTGAAAGTATGGTGCGAGCCAACACAAGTTTTTACACactagagcctgactgataaTGATTTGGGGACTAATGCTGATATTGAgatgtgaaaacatttcaaatagatCGGcccatatatataaaaaaattggcaatgattccttaTATATTATCAAACTCTTATTAGAAAGAAATTGAGTCgtcatattttacagttcaaaCATAAACTTCATTATAATTGATtatgaataaaaatcaaatacaagtaaataaatacaacttttctgaattgtttattctgtaaaataaaacgtTTTCAAAGAAACTGACTAAGTTTACGTGGACATAAATTCTGATATCAGTCTGATTAAGACAATGGTCTGAACAAGTCACTGTCATGTAATGGACTTTTTGAAGCTGAAATGGGGCGTCCTTGGAATAAACAATCAAATTAAGAcgtggagtattctgaccttagtcCCTTTATGTATAGGTCTTAACCCCATAACATCCTATTacagttttcacagcattttgtgacAGCTACCAGCTGCTTTACGACACATGCCCTGGGTGGAAACAAGTCGGAGAAACAAAAAAGAGGTGTAGCTTTTGGGAAATTCCAAAGAAGACAACCCAAACGGTACATGGTAGCATCATACATTAAACTATTATGTGTTGGGGTTTTGAAACTGGGGGAATAACGTCAGACGCTGTGAGTCATGTCGGGCTCTGCTCTGTGACTTGGCAATGAGAATATGATTGAAATGTTCTATTAGCAGCTCATGGTcgtgtttttctgaataaagTCAATAATCTGAACATAGATGTCCATGTAAACAAAGTCAGTGATACTCACTGTGAAAGGTTCATATCAACTGATATAGTCAGTCCATATATCTGTCGGGCTTTACAACGACACTCTGCATAGTTTACTTACAGACCCAGACTCGTAGCCTGGTCATTGTGGTTACATGGACTTTAGTGGAAGACAGACTGCACTTTGATCATTCGTCATGTCTGTTGTGCTGTATGTCAGTGGACCATGTTTTacactgtgatgtttttttttttcctgttgtttttcactgtCATTAGTTACTCTGATTAAACAAAGTCCAACTTGATGTGAACTTGAAGCTGCAGTCATTCGGGGTGTGCTCAGGACTAAAGCCTGGTCCTGTACCTTTAAGAGAAGCTCCAGGGATGACTGCTGAGAGGAAGTGAAGCAGTCTTACTTTCGTTTCCTTCGTGAAACCAGTTTGTATTTGTTGCTGCTCTGTGGCTCTGAAAGAGGAACCAGGAGGGACCCGGGGACAGAGCTGGCGTGTCCTGTCAGGTGGACACCCTGATTCACTGGTGCTcgtgaggacacacacatacacacggtgAGTGAACCCACAGGTGTGGATGAAAGAGAAGCTCGAGCTGTTCAGGTAGGACTGTTTAATCAAGAGTTAGTTATTAAATTCGGTGTCCGACATTGTTATGAAATACTGCAATGGCGGAGGATACAGATACATGCGCTCCCTTACATTTATCCCGGGTTAAAAAGTGAATATATTTGAATCGGGTATGAAATATCTTCTGTATAGCTTTTTTCTAGATTTGGTTTATTATTATGCCATCCGTAATAGTTTTACTAGTGTCCCTAATAAGTCCTAAATATGCAGTAGAGAAGCAACACGCATAAACCGAGCTCTAGATTATAATATTTAATCTAGTGGTTTAAATTAGATTTAGTTTAATGGAAGAATGAGCTCTCTAATATCTTTCTGTTATTGTCCTGGGGATTCTGAAGGACCAAAGAAGGATGAGAGGGGGCTTCATCTTTCAAAACTTAAAAACGCTTCATGTTGCATTCAATGCTATCCAAAATGATCTAACTATCTTTACAGTGATATTGAGGGAGACAACTCTCTGTTATTCCCAGGATGGGGGGGGGATCCAGATCCGTGAAGTCCACTCCTGATTGTTAATCGTGGTGGACAGTAAACTGTACTCAAGTCCTGTACTGAAGTACACATTTGATGTGATTTCATTATTGCCATTTGTGCAACTTTCAGCCACTACTGCACTGCAATGTTGTACTTGTTACTCCACAACATTTGTCTGACAgctttagttacttttcagatGACCGTGTGTAAACCACCCGATGTGTTGATGTTGCATGTTTATGATAATCTCAATTCAATTCCgtacatacattatctcaaggcactcgACATAGTAAGGTTAAGACcatacaatattatagagaaacccaaaagttcccacaatgagcaaacactttggcAACGttggagagaaaagaaactcctaacaggaagaaacctcgagaaccagactcaatgtggccGTCTGCCTCGACCGGTCGGAGTGAGCAGGGgaaaatgggggagagagagagagaccaggaacagttcTGTAACATGCATAAGAtatgtcagactggttgttataatgaaaacaacaggagtgtgtgtacagatgttattaatgatagcagcaccagttaatATTGATGTCTTTCTGAAATCATGAAAAGCATTTATAGAGATACATGGTTCTCACAGACATATGCTGATCTCATAGAATATAATGTAGATTAAACTGCTACAGAAACATCTACAGCAATAAAATACAACTTACCCATCAGTGCAGCGATAATATTTTTCCAAAACTATCGGATAGAatagtaaaacattttactgcacTTTTCATTCTTCCAGTACATTTTGCTGATGATACTTACataatttcattaaataaagttttgaatgCAGGTCTTTTTTTCTAAGTCAAGTatctgaatacttcttccaACACTAACAGTTTACTCTTGAATTTAACTTCGTGTACAGGGCCCCGCAGCCTCTAGCCAGGGAAGAATGAGTTATTGATTGCGTAGATTTTGGAGAACATCTTGAGGGTCATATCCTCTTTTATGACAATGTGGTTCAGCTGTGGTTAAAATGAAAGGAACCAAAGCACAGCAGATGTTCATATATGATGTGGTAGATTTGAACAGAGATGTATAAATAATGGCAGGATCACTCTTacagttgttttttgtaataGCTCACAGGGGTCtatttaacctttgacctcagacTGTCCCTTCATGAAGATTGTAGTGTCTCAATTGTTTAAGAGATGCTCATTGTTAAAAAGTGTTCAGTGGAATTCAATTATGTTAACAACGAATGaccattgtgtgtgtttctttattca
Protein-coding regions in this window:
- the timm10 gene encoding mitochondrial import inner membrane translocase subunit Tim10, whose product is MDPMKAQQLAAELEVEMMADMYNRMTNACHRKCVPPHYKEAELTKGESVCLDRCVAKYLDLHEKLGRKLTDLSVQDEELMRKAAVGGE